ATTAACGTGGTTACTCGTGGCCAACAGCGGTTTTGTTTGAGACGCTGTTGGATTGATGCAGAAGGAGCAGTAAGAAagcaatttttttgaaaatattctcAAATATCTTTATTGTCAGTGCTTGTGCAGTAGAATGCTGATTTGCTGtaaattttcattcttttaaGCCTTTTGGAGAGATACAGATTATTGAGGAAGATATACCATTTAGAACCCCTCGAGATGCATATGCAAAATTGGTACCGTTAAATAATCGGCGAGGCCAACAGATCTTATCTTTAAATGCTTTATCACATGGAGGgagaaatgatgaaaatgattcAGAAGCAAATTCAGAGGAAAGCTTTGAGAATGAACTTACTCAAACAGAGCGGAGAATTCATCAATCTGCAATCGGTGCCTGCTATGATTCTGATAGGATGGATGAGTCGACAAGTAGTGCTGACTACAATAAATTATCTGAGTCAGACAGCCAATCAGGAAGTCCATGTGGCACTGACTCTACCTTCTTAGGTTCTTCACCTTCTGGCCATGAGAAACAGGTTAGAAATACTGACTTGGGAATTGGGACCAAGTCCATGGCTCGACAAGTGGCAGAACCAAGGTCTCATCTTTCAAGTACATTGTCAAGAGCATTCGCGCCCATTTGGGTGTATCGTATGTATGACTCATTTTGTCTTGCTCAAAAGGCAGCAGGTATCTCTTATTTGATTTTGGTTGTTTTCCTATGCTCTTTTGCCACATCCTCATTCACTTTGTATACTTCAAAGATTTTGCTATGTTAGTAATTCATgagaatataaatttttttcttgtcTGGTATTTAGTATAAGTTTCAACTCTCTTACAGAGAATTTTTGCTGAAGTAATTACATGTGATTTTTGACACATGTcagattttagaatttaatttaaggcaactcattttggtcatttgttggGAGTATTGCCTCTCTATTGTACTTTGTGTGCTTGCAttggaaaaaataataaaaataacttatatACACAAACATACTATGGCATTATTTAGCAAAAATTCTCTTCATATTTGGTAATAGGTTGCTTAGTTTGTTGTTTCCTTTTGTCTTGCTCTTATGTCTGAATGATGTTAAAACTTAAATGTTTGATATGCTAATTTTGCAGATATGTGGAAACAAATAGTCGGGACCCCAAGCATGGATGGTTTTGTGAAGAAGCCTgatcttttatctttttatattgcAAGTAAAATCCCCGTCTCTGACCCTACAAGGCAGGAGCTTCTGGAAATTGATGGTGTTTCATATAGATTGCGCCAGGAAATTGAGTTACTTGAAAGGCTTGATCGTGTTCGATGCAAGATCTGTAAGGTACTACTTTCTATTGTGTGTGAATACCCTCATCAAATGGTTGCATGCTCCCTCCTGTCCTTAAAGCATGGCATGCATTCCTATGTTCTATGTCTTTACCAGTTTTTTTCCCCTTCAGACTGTAATTGCCAGGCGCAGTGATATGTTGGTGATGTCTACTGATGGTCCTATGGGTGCTTATGTTAACTCATACGGCTATGTTCACGAGGTAATGACTTTCCGAAAAGCGAAGGGCTTAGCTACCAGAGGCCGACCACATAAAGAGTACAGCTGGTTTCCTGGGTATGTTCTTCAACTTTCTTTCTCAAGGACTAGCATGAAGCCAGTCACGTTTAAGCTAAATACCATGGATAGTTGACACCTTTTCATGACATATTGGATTATCATATTTGCCTTGGGGTTTAATAGGAAGGTTGAGATTTTCAATGTTCTATTAACAAGAGCGGTGATGTATCCTTATGGGATAATCAACTTTTATTTAGATTCTAGCTGGAAAAACAATCCCTTACAATAGCTTCAGTTAGTAACCAAAGACGATAGGGCTAGAAATTTGCCATATTGGTATAGTTGCCAAGAGCAGAGTGATTGATTCAGATCTGGCATTCATGATTTTCATTGTATCATTTCTAGTTTATATTTTCTAGTGTACATTTAGCAAGTGAGTATTTACTCCATCACAACAAACTTGTATTGGTGCATGTAATATCTGTTGGAACTTTGTAGGAGGGAGGCCATAAAAGGTCAACAACCTGAGAACTTGAAATAACCTAAACTCGAAATGATCATAGCCTAAACTCATAATGGCCCGAGCCTCAAACCCGAATGATCCAAATCCAAAAATCCCAAACTTGAAAGTGAGCCAAAACCATAATAACTTGACCTGAATAGAGCATCAAACTCGAATGACTTGATCCCAAAATTGGCTCAAGCCAAATTGacctgaaaattttaaattttgaattgactAGACCCAAAACCAACTCTCTCCCCAATCGACAAATCTATTTAAACCAATATTAACTAAAGTGCTGTGATACACAGGTATGCATGGACAATCATAAACTGCGCATCATGTGACGTCCAAATGGGGTGGCTTTTCACTGCAACAAATGAAAAGTTGAAGCCTAAATCGTTTTGGGGTATAAGGAGTTGTCAAGTTAAGGATGAAACGCGATAGAATCCGTATGTTCTTGAGTATATCTTAAACTTTTCTCTAACTACTTTGCAACTTTATAGACCGTAAGAGCTTATATTGTGTTACTTTTGTATATAGTATATAACCTGGGAGCAGTATTTTGTATGGAATGTAGCCTTGCCTTGCTAAATAAAACATCAGACATCAGGTTTCATGCTACAATTTGTGGCGTTCTGTGTAAACTCTTGCCAATATATCTTCTATGCTATATTAAAATCACCACTCAAGTGtgataaaaggaaaaataagtcaaatttataaaaaaagacAGGTACTATATTAGAAATGGTATAAAAGTAAATGacctttttaaaatataaaataaaagttactCTTACTGTTACTAgtgcttttttttaaataaaaaatggttatctATACTACTCTTTAAACTCCTTATTGAGTTGAACACAGAACCCAGATAAAGAAAAACAATGTTTTTAACTAAGGACGTTATATTATCGTGAGAatgttttttctaaaaaatattatttattaaatcaataataatttaCGCAATGAGACTTGAGCTTAGACCAAAGTTTCACGGTCACGtgaacttttaataaatatatattttttacgtaCTTTCACTCACACCATGATATTTCATAAGTGAGTATTTGtattatattcttattaaaaactatttttttacaaaaggaattacattaatttttaaaattatattaataataaaatacataattaTAAGTAAACAAATACCATCTTAAGAAAAATGAATGGTTTGGCGGTCACCGGAAGACTGAATAATGCCGTGCTTCATTTCATATATTGATAACAGTATCTCACAACAGTTTCCATggaaagggaaaataaaataaaatcaatagatGCTACCCGTAACTATGCAATGAACCCCAAATTacaaggaaaaaaatgaaaaaaccaGACAGATAAACagcaaagaaaataaacaaaaaatctGATTAAGAAGAGGCTAAGGTGTGGGAAACTGGAGAGGAGTTTATTAGaccaacaataaaaaatatttgactATCAACGGTAGGTTCTATAGACAGGGCTGTACATGCAGTTCTCCGCATATTTAACCAGATCTTCGGGCTGAGGAAGGTGAGATGCCAGCCCTGTTACACGTTCCAACAAGATAAGTATCAGAAACGAGCATATGTCTGACAGAGATATATATTTTGGAGGATCAAATCTTGGTACCATGCCCGAACATGTTAACAGAAATGGATATGGTTAGGGACTTACCGAGTTCATATGCCTTGGCAGCAACCTTAGCAGCAATGTTGGCTGAAATCTTTCTGATATCGGAGAATGGTGGGTAAATTAGTCCCTTTTTGAAGTGTTCCCCTGTCACTTGTGCTGCCAAAGCTTCCGCTGCCACGAATAAGAAAACTGGTTTAAGTCCATTTGTTTGACCAGAAAGATAACCAATGGTAAAACTATATAAGGTGGCTTGATGCACTTACAGGCTGCCAAAAGCATATCGTCATGTACACGAATTGCACCAGACATTATCACTCCCAAACCGAAACCAGGGAAAATGTAAGCATTGTTTGCCTAAATTTACATTGAACACGAAGATGTTACGGTTAGTTTTAGGAACTAAATTTCGAACTTCAAAAATGCTTGAGGGACCGATGATAGTACCTGGCCGGGAACAAAGACTTTGCCATCGTATTCAAAGGGGTCAAATGGGCTTCCACTGGCAAAGATTGCACGACCCTgatgattgaaaaagaaaatggtaagaACAAGTTTCTTTTAAGACTAATTTTACCTGCAATCGGTAAAAACTTCCGAACTATATCATGATATAAAGTATCCGAGCTTGAAGGATGTAGAAGAAAACTGTTGTCATATACCTCACTCCATGTATATGCTTCTTCTGCTGTACATTCAGCTTGCGAGGTAGGGTTAGATAGAGCCATAATAAGAGGTTTCTGCAAGTCAACCGTTGGGGTTAGTACAAAGCTCTTCGGTTGAGATAATGGTGACATGCATGCACACATACATGTTGTACATAGATATATAGTTAGAAAGAAAGGAAGAATGAGATAAAGAACCTCATTGATGGATGCCATAGCCTCAACAACCTCCCTTGTAAATTGTTTTCCGACCCCAGATGTCCCGATCAAGACCGTTGGTTTGATTGCCTGATTAATCAAGAGCAACGTGAgagggaaatatatatatacatgtatgcatgcatatatatatgtatgcatatgaaACTGTTCTTTCTTGAATCGTGACTAATTTAAGATAAAGTTGCTCACCTTGACAGCATCTACGAGTTTGCTGACAGGTTCATGCTCATGAGCCCAAGGTTTCTTGAAGTGTTGAAGTGAATGCTTACGAGAGTCGACAATCAACCCCTGCCATACGGTTCAGATTCATCACAGTGAGAAATGGTAGACACAAATAAGCCAATTTTGAAAGAAGATCTAAGCGTTTTTTAGACGAGATTCGCAGTACCTTTGAGTCTACAAGCCAAATCTTCTTGCGGTTCTCTTCGATTGGATT
The Gossypium hirsutum isolate 1008001.06 chromosome A07, Gossypium_hirsutum_v2.1, whole genome shotgun sequence genome window above contains:
- the LOC107929951 gene encoding uncharacterized protein; this translates as MEDEVERRQIQQILELDNEELQIEEVESLLESSDDDRDASGVVSPDDFTFNTQLTSLHSYLGEVDDTRHRSAFWDGGAVLNLPLFYLEGVVLFPEATLPLRVIEPNFVAAVNRAMTQADAPYTMGVVRVYRDSNDGPLRLAKVGTTAEIRQYRPVEDGSINVVTRGQQRFCLRRCWIDAEGAPFGEIQIIEEDIPFRTPRDAYAKLVPLNNRRGQQILSLNALSHGGRNDENDSEANSEESFENELTQTERRIHQSAIGACYDSDRMDESTSSADYNKLSESDSQSGSPCGTDSTFLGSSPSGHEKQVRNTDLGIGTKSMARQVAEPRSHLSSTLSRAFAPIWVYRMYDSFCLAQKAADMWKQIVGTPSMDGFVKKPDLLSFYIASKIPVSDPTRQELLEIDGVSYRLRQEIELLERLDRVRCKICKTVIARRSDMLVMSTDGPMGAYVNSYGYVHEVMTFRKAKGLATRGRPHKEYSWFPGYAWTIINCASCDVQMGWLFTATNEKLKPKSFWGIRSCQVKDETR